A stretch of DNA from Planococcus antarcticus DSM 14505:
CGACTGTTTGACGCAGTTCCATGTCGATCAAGTAAATCGAATTTTCTCCGTGTCCGAGAAGCAACAGCTTTTTCGGGCCAAAACGCGCGATTTGACGTGAAATTTCAGAACCGATAGAACCGCCTGCTCCAGTTACAAGAATGGTTTTACTCGTCAACTGATCAGCGATTTTGTCCATATCAAGTTTGACTTCGTCGCGTCCAAGTAAGTCTTCAATTTTCACATCTTGGATATCTGTTACCGACACTTTACCGGTCATAATGTCTTCAATAAGTGGAATGGTTTGCGTACGAACACCTGAGTCCATGCACGTTTGAATTAGCTCAGCGGTTTCTTGTTTGCCGAGTGACGGGATGGCGATAATGATGGTATCGATCCGGTTATCCAAAGCAATATCCGCAATGTTCCCGGTATTGCCATGTACCACACGGACACCGTAAATATCAAGTCCTTGCTTGTTTTTGTCGTCATCGATATACAATACAGGCAATAAGCCATTTTCAGGATTGGCCAGTAATTGACGAGCTACCAATGTGCCTGCTTTTCCCGCTCCTATGATTAAGGTGCGTTTCAGTTCTGAATCATTATGCCGGATTTTCTTGTCACGGAACAGTCGCCACGACAAACGCGATCCCCCAATTAGGATCAAGTGAAGCATCCACGTGATGGCTAATGCCCGCAATAAAACGTCGCCTCTGTAGAGGTATTGCACCAGACCAATGACCACAATCGACCAGCTGACTGCCTTGAAGATCGAGGTCAGCTCCCCGATCGAAGCGTATTCCCATACTTTGCGGTACAGGCCGTAATACATCGCTAAGGCATGGTGCGCGATAAAGATGGTTAGCGCACTTGCCAGCAAGAATTTGTTTTGCAATACATCTGTATAAGGGTGCAACAAGTAATAGCCGACAAAAATAGAGAAAAAGACAATCAGCGAGTCGACGATCAATAAGAGAGAAACACGATTTTTCAGAGACATACAAGTCAATCCTTTCGACATCCAGTACTATATTCATATATGGGTAAAAATCCTTTTTAAGTCTAACACACTATGAATTAGAAATGATAGGATTTTATAAACAAAATAATACTTTTTTCGTTAGGTTTTAAGCAAAAATATTCCACCATTTCCCTTTATGGATGTCTTCCGGCTCTAAAACATGTAAATGATCATCCAGTAGGATGCGCTCATTGTTCTCCAGGAAAATGTCGACCATGTCGTGCTGGTTCTTTTTCTCCAAGTAATCGAGGCCTTCGTTAAACAAGAATGGCCGCTTATCGAGGCTATGGACGTCCGAGCCGTAAACGTGGATCAGGTTGGCATCGATCAAGCTCATGGCGGTGCGTTGAATGGCTTTACCAAAACTACCCGCGACAGAACCTGCAGTTACTTGCGCCATCGCACCGTGAACTAAGAGTTTTTTCAACCGTTCAGGTTTTTCGATAATGCCTTGATTGCGTTCTGCATGTGCAATAATGGGTACGTAGTTTTTCATAATGAGTTGTTGAATGATTGGAACTGTATAAGCTGGAATACCAGATGACGGCAGTTCTAATAAGACGTAGCGTGATCCGGCTAATGTTAATGCTTCTCCAGCCGCTAGTTTTTCTGGCAGCTTTTCACCGAGACGGCATTCTTGTCCGCTGTAAATCGTGATTGGCAATTGTTCTTCTGCGATATAGCTATTTACCAGCTCTAATTGCTTCCTTAGCGCTGCGAGGTTTGTGTTGAAGTTCGGGTGAAAGGCGTGAGGTGTGGCAACGATGCCAGTCAGTTGTTCGTCGACAGCTTTTTCCAGCAATCGTTTTGTTTGTTCCATCGTTTCCGCTCCGTCATCAAGTCCGGGCAGGATGTGGGCGTGCGTGTCGATCATTGGTATTTCCTCCTTTAGTGATTGAAAAAAAAGTAAAAAGGGAGTCCTTTTTACTCTGTCGTTCCGTAATATTGATAATAATAATTGTCTTTTGCCAGAGCGTAATTATTCAGCACTGCACCGATCAGCCGGCTATTGGATGATTCAATGGCTTCTTTCGCTTTTAGCGCCATGTCCTTCTCGGTATTTCCTGAGCTGACGACCAAAATCGTGCCTTCGCATTTGTTGGCCAAAATTTGTCCATCCGTTACAGAAAGAACCGGCGGCGCATCAAAGATGATCAAGTCATACATGTCTTTTAGCTGTTCGATCAACGCTGTCATCGATTTGGAAGCGAGCAATTCTGCCGGGTTTGGCGGGATCGGTCCACAAGTCATAAGGTCAAGACGTTCGACCGCAGTCGGGCGAATCACTTCCTGGATCGAGTTTCGGCGTGTCAAGACACTCGACAAACCAACTGTATTCCCCATACGGAATGTGTAATGTGTTGTGGGTTTACGCATATCGCCGTCTATCAACAACACTTTTTTGCCTTCTTGTGCAAAAACGACTGCCAGGTTTGCGGATGTTGTCGACTTGCCTTCTGAAGGTGCAGCTGACGTGACGACCATTGTGCGGATTTCTGCGTCTGGTGATGAAAAGTTGATATTGGTACGCAAGGTACGGAATTGTTCCGATACGAACGAGCGCGGTGTCGTGAATGCAATCAGTTTACGCGCAGTTTCCTGCAGCACTTTTTTCTTTCTCGCCATTTTCTATCCCGCCCTTCTCTTCGATGTTGTGGTTTCTTCTAGCTTGGCTTCTTCTTTAATCGGTGAAATGATGCCGAGCAACGGAACGCCCAAAATTTCTTCGATGTCCTGCTCGTTTTTGATGGAAGTATCCAAGTATTCCAGCAAGAAGGCAATCCCCACTCCGAGCATCAAGCCGATAACAGCTGCAATGGCCATGTTCAACATCGGGTTTGGTGCGACCGGTGACGGATTTTCTTTTAATACAGCCGGCGACAAAATCGAGACGTTGTCGACGTTCATCAATTCCATGATTTCACTTTCAAACACTTCTGCAGTTGTGTTGGCGATGTCTACTGCCTGTGCAGGATCTTCATCCTGCACCGTAATATTGACAACCTGAGAATTCTCAGCGGTGGCAACGGTGATTTTATTGTTCAGCTGCTCGACGGACATGTCCAGGTTTAACTGACTCGATACTTCATCTAATATCGCCGGGCTTTTGATGATGACGGAATATGTATTGATCAATTGAAGATCGGTTTGAATGTTCTGGTTCGTCAATTGCGCTGCTTCCGTTTCTTCCTGGTTGACCAGGATCTGTGTGGAAGTCTCATACATCGGTGTCAGGACTAAAAACGATACAACTCCTGCGATGGTAATAGCTAAAATGGTCATAAGTACAATCAATCCAGCCCGTTTTTTCAGTGTCTTGAACAGGTCTTGTAAGCTGATGGTTTCTTCCATATGGTGATGATCTCCTTTTATTTTCATATTCTTATTATGAATGATTCATAAACAACATAAAATAGTATAGCATAGGAGAGAGTCGAAAGAACTTCCATTTTTAAAAAGTTTAATAGGCTAATAGAATGATTTATGCTATCTTTATTTGTAAGTATAGGTGTTTTTTGAAAGGAGTATAAGATGAAATTGTATAAAATTGGAGCAGTATTTGCTGTTATTATTTGTGTGATTGCACTATTATTTAGCTATTTAACGTGGCAAGACAAGCTCGAAAACGTATTGGATAAACCTGAAGAAGCCTCAGCGCAGACGGGTGACACAGCAAAACAGCAACCTAAAACGGTACCCGGTGACAATTCTGTGAACGTTGAAGAGTTGGCCGGGAATATGGACCCACAAGTCCGCGAGTTGCTGCTAGAGAGGACCAGCAGCGATGACAGCCTACAGATGCTAATTGCCGGTTCTGAAGCCTTAGAGTCGGGTCAACCTGGCTACGCAGAACGATTGCAATCTTCTATAGAAGAAGCGTATGGCAACTTTATCGAAGTTGACGTCGTTACAGTAGGAAGAACTTCCGAATTTTTGGTCAATGTGGACCTATCGGCAGGCTACGACTTAGTGCTACTCGAGCCAATGACGTTGATGAACAATGACCGCATTGCCATTGAACAAGAGCGTGAACACATCAAGGCTTTTGAGTCGGCAATGTCCACCCAAGTGGAAGACGCCGTACTGGTGCTTCACCCGCCTCAGCCAATTTATGGCGCTGGCTATTATTTGGCGCAAGTCACGGCACTGGAAGAATTCGCAGCCACTACCGGTTATGCTTATATTGACCACTGGTCCGAATGGCCGGATACAGACGACGAGAGCCTTCAAGACTATTTAACAGAAGACGGTTTGCCAAATGACAAAGGTGCAGAATTATGGGCAGAAAGACTGGAAGCGTATTTTATCGCTGACTAAAAGGGGAATTTGTTGATGAGCAGAAGAGAGAAAAAGAACAAAAAGAAAAAATGGCCATGGATTGTAGGGATTTTAGGATTGATCGTGATCGGCGTTGGTGTCTATTTGTTTACCGTCTACAACAGCTTTACGAATACATTGGAAGAAATCCACGAGCCGATCGAACGCGAAGCATCAGACAAACGGGCGACGGACCAAGAAGTTACGTTAAGTGAACAAGATCCATTTTCTGTCTTGCTCCTGGGTGTCGATGAACGCGAAGATGACCGCGGGCGTTCGGATACAGTGGTGGTCATGACCGTCAACCCGGCAGAACAATCGACGAAAATGGTGTCGATTCCTCGTGACACGTATACGGAAATTGTCGGACGCGGCACGACGGATAAGATCAATCACGCCTATGCATTTGGCGGCATCGAAATGTCGATGGCGACCGTGGAAAACCTATTGGATATTCCAATTGACTACGTGATGCAAGTGAACATGGAAGGCTTCCAAGACATTGTCGACGCAGTAGACGGCATCGAAGTGAACAATACTTTGGCTTTTGATGACTACGCTGCAGGAAACATTGAATTAAACGGCGAAGAAGCGTTGGGTTATGTCAGAATGCGCAAG
This window harbors:
- a CDS encoding CpsD/CapB family tyrosine-protein kinase, whose translation is MARKKKVLQETARKLIAFTTPRSFVSEQFRTLRTNINFSSPDAEIRTMVVTSAAPSEGKSTTSANLAVVFAQEGKKVLLIDGDMRKPTTHYTFRMGNTVGLSSVLTRRNSIQEVIRPTAVERLDLMTCGPIPPNPAELLASKSMTALIEQLKDMYDLIIFDAPPVLSVTDGQILANKCEGTILVVSSGNTEKDMALKAKEAIESSNSRLIGAVLNNYALAKDNYYYQYYGTTE
- a CDS encoding polysaccharide biosynthesis protein, encoding MSLKNRVSLLLIVDSLIVFFSIFVGYYLLHPYTDVLQNKFLLASALTIFIAHHALAMYYGLYRKVWEYASIGELTSIFKAVSWSIVVIGLVQYLYRGDVLLRALAITWMLHLILIGGSRLSWRLFRDKKIRHNDSELKRTLIIGAGKAGTLVARQLLANPENGLLPVLYIDDDKNKQGLDIYGVRVVHGNTGNIADIALDNRIDTIIIAIPSLGKQETAELIQTCMDSGVRTQTIPLIEDIMTGKVSVTDIQDVKIEDLLGRDEVKLDMDKIADQLTSKTILVTGAGGSIGSEISRQIARFGPKKLLLLGHGENSIYLIDMELRQTVAPDTEIIPIIADVQDRERILDIMNTYKPDVVYHAAAHKHVPLMEGNPMEAVKNNVYGTKNVAEAAHMSGVGNFVMVSTDKAVNPPNVMGATKRFAEMIVQNLAKRSDTKFAAVRFGNVLGSRGSVIPLFKKQIAAGGPVTVTDPRMTRYFMTIPEASRLVIQAGTLAEGGEVFVLDMGEPVKIVDLAQNLIRLSGYAEGEIGINFSGIRPGEKLFEELLNDNEIQTEQIFPKIYIGKANPVSEGELTYLLEKLPDMRNDEVKEVLVGLANRKNVEISPLEVRFM
- a CDS encoding tyrosine-protein phosphatase, with translation MIDTHAHILPGLDDGAETMEQTKRLLEKAVDEQLTGIVATPHAFHPNFNTNLAALRKQLELVNSYIAEEQLPITIYSGQECRLGEKLPEKLAAGEALTLAGSRYVLLELPSSGIPAYTVPIIQQLIMKNYVPIIAHAERNQGIIEKPERLKKLLVHGAMAQVTAGSVAGSFGKAIQRTAMSLIDANLIHVYGSDVHSLDKRPFLFNEGLDYLEKKNQHDMVDIFLENNERILLDDHLHVLEPEDIHKGKWWNIFA
- a CDS encoding LCP family glycopolymer transferase is translated as MSRREKKNKKKKWPWIVGILGLIVIGVGVYLFTVYNSFTNTLEEIHEPIEREASDKRATDQEVTLSEQDPFSVLLLGVDEREDDRGRSDTVVVMTVNPAEQSTKMVSIPRDTYTEIVGRGTTDKINHAYAFGGIEMSMATVENLLDIPIDYVMQVNMEGFQDIVDAVDGIEVNNTLAFDDYAAGNIELNGEEALGYVRMRKQDPEGDFGRQNRQKQVIQAIMKEGASVNSLLNYRDIFTALGDNVRTNMTFDEMMEVQSNYRDAIGTVDQILVEDGVGETINGIWYYMMDDAELAEIQSTLKTHLNM
- a CDS encoding SGNH/GDSL hydrolase family protein, whose translation is MKLYKIGAVFAVIICVIALLFSYLTWQDKLENVLDKPEEASAQTGDTAKQQPKTVPGDNSVNVEELAGNMDPQVRELLLERTSSDDSLQMLIAGSEALESGQPGYAERLQSSIEEAYGNFIEVDVVTVGRTSEFLVNVDLSAGYDLVLLEPMTLMNNDRIAIEQEREHIKAFESAMSTQVEDAVLVLHPPQPIYGAGYYLAQVTALEEFAATTGYAYIDHWSEWPDTDDESLQDYLTEDGLPNDKGAELWAERLEAYFIAD
- a CDS encoding YveK family protein is translated as MEETISLQDLFKTLKKRAGLIVLMTILAITIAGVVSFLVLTPMYETSTQILVNQEETEAAQLTNQNIQTDLQLINTYSVIIKSPAILDEVSSQLNLDMSVEQLNNKITVATAENSQVVNITVQDEDPAQAVDIANTTAEVFESEIMELMNVDNVSILSPAVLKENPSPVAPNPMLNMAIAAVIGLMLGVGIAFLLEYLDTSIKNEQDIEEILGVPLLGIISPIKEEAKLEETTTSKRRAG